In the genome of Luteitalea pratensis, the window AGGACACCTCCATTTCCTCGAACGTCACGATGGTTTCGCGGACATAGTGGTTGTAGATGCGCGCGAGGGCCGGGGCATCACCGGCCTCGGCGGCCCGGATCGTGACTCCGGTCATCGCCGACCGCCTCCTGTCGACGACGCGCGCCCGGCCGTTCCCGGTCGCGCAGTCAGCAAGGCCACGGCGCGAGCGGCCGCCGTTTGCGGACCCGCGGCGCGACTTCGGTACTCGCCGAGATGGGCGTACAGTGCGGCCACGTCGAGGTCGCCCCGCGACGCGGCCAGGAAGGCGCACGCACGGGTGGCGAGGCCACGCATCGATCCCAGGGTCGACCGGTCGCGCGCCGCGCCGACGTCGCCACTGGTCATCCCGTCGATTTCGCGCGCCACTGCCTTCCGGGGCACGTCGAGCCGATGCAGCACACCCACGAGGGCCACGGCGAGGTGTTCGGGCAGGTCCCCCAGGTGCTCGGCCGGCAGCACCACCGACAACAGGCTCGTCTCGCTCGTGCACAGAAGCAGCGCCCGCCGCTTCGCAAGCACAGGCGCAACGTACCAGTCGCCGAGCGCCGTCGTCGGCGGCGCCTCGGCCGTGTCGTCGACGCGCCCCGGTGCCACGTCCGCGAGGAGTCGGCGGGTGAACCGCAGCGTGTACATGCGCGAAAGTCTACCGGCCCTCGCAAGGACGGAGGACGGAGGACCGAGGACGGAGGACGGAGGAGGGAGGACGGAGGAGGTAAGGCGGAGGAGGTAAGGCGGAGGACGGAGGAGTCGGGGCGGACTGAGGAAAAGACGGATAGGGCCAACGCGACTCGACCCCAGTGGATGTTGCTCGTGCGTTCCGGGGAGGATTGTGCGACGTTGTCATGGACATGGCGCAGGAATCTGCTCAAACGGCTCAGGTCGCGCACCGCACGATGGACGAGCTTCGCGCTTCCGTCGGCACCATCCGGCAGGCACCATCCGACAACGGCACCGTGGCACTCGTCGTGCGTCGACCGGACAAGAACCAGCGTGAAGTCCTTGACGAAGGGCACTTCGACCAGGCCGAGGGCCTCGCCGGCGACACGTGGCGGCTCCGGCAGTCGAGCTTCACACCCGACGGGGCACCCCATCCCGACACGCAGCTCACGGTGATGGGGGTGCGCGCCATCGGCGCGATCAGCCCGGACGAGACCCGCTGGCCGCTGGCCGGTGACCAGTTGTTCGTGGATCTCGACCTCACCTACGCCAACCTGCCGCCGGGCACACGACTGCAGATTGGCGAAGCGGTGCTGGAGGTGACCGAGCAGCTGCACACTGGTTGCGGCAAGTTCGTCGAGCGCTTCGGGCTCGACGCGATGAAATGGGTGAACTCGCCGGAAGGCCGCGAGCTGAACCTGCGCGGCATCTACGCGAAGGTCGTCACACCCGGCCGCATACGCCCCGGGGACACGATCACCAAGGTCGCGGCGCTTGTGCCTTGAGCGCCGCGACCATGATCAAGGGAGCAGGGACAGGGAATAAGTCACAAGGGCGTCAAGGGACAAGTTGTGCCTTCCTCGGCGAACCGTTTCTTGCCCCTCGTCCCTTGATAGCCCTTCTGACTTCTTCGTTCTCCCTTGTCCCTTGTTCGCCCGTCGGTCCGCGCTCCTAGCGTCCGACGGCGAAGTGGGGGTTTTCGATGAGGCCGATCACGTTGCCGAACGGGTCGGCCACGCGTGCGACCTTGATGCCCTCGCCCACGTCCTGCGCGCCCGACACCAGCGTCGCGCCGCTTGCGAGGAAATGCTCGAGCGCCGCGTCGATGCGGGCGACGCGCCAGTAGGCGACGCTGCCCCCCGGCCCGGGCTGTCCCTCGCTCACGTCGGGATGCAACCCGAGTTCATAGCCGCCAATCTCGAACCCGACGTAGAACGGCTGATCGAAGTACGGCGCCTGCCCGAAGGCGCGCGCGTACCAGGCCTTGGCGGCGCCGATGTCGGGCACCTGGTAGATGACGGTGGCGAGGCCGAGCGTGGTGGTGGACTTCTGATCCTGGGTCATTGCACACGTCTCCCGTGTGCTCGCTGACACCTGCGTCCGCCTTCGCGCGCTTCACGAAGTCGAACCCGCCCCGCGCTTCGGCGGGACGAGTCCACGGCCCGGCGAGTGACGGACCGCAGGTAGGGGCTCCTCTCAGGCTCCCGCCTTCGCCGACGGCTTCGGCGCGGCAGGCCCGGGACCCCGCCAGGAACGCCGACACGCTACCCAGAAACGTGGCGGAAGGCAAGCCCGAGCACTACACTCCACGGCGAGGTGCTGCCCGTGACCGACGTCCGCTCCCGTGTCCTTCGTCTCGCTGGTGCGTTCTGCGCGGCGTTGCTCATCGCCGGCTTGCTGATTCGCGTGTCGCCAGAGGCCGCGCAATCGACTGGCGTACAGATCCGCGTCTCCTTCCCGGGCTCCCTCGAGGCCCAGCGCATCGACGGCCGCCTGCTCGTCATGCTGTCGACCGATGCGAAGGCCGAACCGCGCTTCCAGATCACCGACGATGCCGCGACGCAACTGGTGTTCGGCATCGACGTCGACGGACTGGCGCCAGGCACCCCCGCCATCGTCGACGCCACTGCCACCGGTTACCCGATGCGCAGTCTTCGCGATCTGCCTGCCGGCACGTACACGGCGCAGGCGCTGCTGCACCGCTACGAGACGTTCCGCCGCGGCGACGGTCACGTCGTCAAGCTGCCGATGGATCGCGGCGAGGGGCAGCAGTGGAACCGGGCGCCGGGCAACCTCTACTCCACGCCCGTGCAGGTCACGATCGGCAAGGACGCGACGGTCGATCTCACGCTCGACAAGGTGATCGCGCCGATTCCGCCGCCGCCGGCCACCAAATACATCCGCCACGAACGGATCCGCAGCGAGAAGCTCTCGAAGTTCTGGGGACGCGACATGTACCTCGGCGCGCACGTGCTGGTGCCGGAAGGCTTCGACACGCATCCCGAGGCCCGCTACTCACTGATGATCGATCACGGGCACTTTCCGTCCACGTTCGAGGGATTTCGCGAGGAGAAGCCTGACCCGACACTGAAGCCGGACCATAACGCGCGCTTCAACATGGACGGCTACAACCGGTATCAGCAGCAGGCCGCCTACGATCTCTACAAGGAATGGACCGGCGCCGGCTTCCCGCGCGTGTTGATTATCCAGATCCAGCATCCGACGCCGTTCTACGACGACTCCTACGCGGTCAATTCGGCCAACGCCGGGCCCTGGGGCGACGCGATCGTCGAGGAGTTGATCCCGTACATCGAGAAGAAATACCGCGGCATCGGGCAGGGCTGGGCGCGGTTCATGTATGGCGGCTCGACGGGCGGCTGGGAGGCACTCGCGGCCCAGGTGTTCTACCCGGACGCATTCAACGGCGCCTATGCGGCATGCCCCGATCCGATCGACTTTCGCGCCTACACCGTGGTGAACCTGTACGAAGACGCGAACGCGTACTACGTGGACAGCCGCTGGAAGAAGACACCGAGGCCGGGCCATCGCAACTGGCTCGGGCACGTCAGCACCACGCTGGAGGACATGAACCTGCGTGAGCTGGCGCTCGGCACCAGGACGCGCTCGGGCCAGCAGTGGGATGTGTGGGAGGCGACCTACTCGCCGGTCGGCGCCGACGGCTACCCGAAGCGCATCTGGGACAAGGTCACCGGCCAGATCGACAAGGATGTCGCGGCCTACTGGAAGCAACACTACGACCTCGTGCACATCATGCAGCGCGACTGGGAGAAGGGGCTCGGCAAGAA includes:
- a CDS encoding DUF6933 domain-containing protein; this encodes MYTLRFTRRLLADVAPGRVDDTAEAPPTTALGDWYVAPVLAKRRALLLCTSETSLLSVVLPAEHLGDLPEHLAVALVGVLHRLDVPRKAVAREIDGMTSGDVGAARDRSTLGSMRGLATRACAFLAASRGDLDVAALYAHLGEYRSRAAGPQTAAARAVALLTARPGTAGRASSTGGGRR
- a CDS encoding MOSC domain-containing protein, which codes for MDELRASVGTIRQAPSDNGTVALVVRRPDKNQREVLDEGHFDQAEGLAGDTWRLRQSSFTPDGAPHPDTQLTVMGVRAIGAISPDETRWPLAGDQLFVDLDLTYANLPPGTRLQIGEAVLEVTEQLHTGCGKFVERFGLDAMKWVNSPEGRELNLRGIYAKVVTPGRIRPGDTITKVAALVP
- a CDS encoding VOC family protein → MTQDQKSTTTLGLATVIYQVPDIGAAKAWYARAFGQAPYFDQPFYVGFEIGGYELGLHPDVSEGQPGPGGSVAYWRVARIDAALEHFLASGATLVSGAQDVGEGIKVARVADPFGNVIGLIENPHFAVGR
- a CDS encoding alpha/beta hydrolase-fold protein, which encodes MTDVRSRVLRLAGAFCAALLIAGLLIRVSPEAAQSTGVQIRVSFPGSLEAQRIDGRLLVMLSTDAKAEPRFQITDDAATQLVFGIDVDGLAPGTPAIVDATATGYPMRSLRDLPAGTYTAQALLHRYETFRRGDGHVVKLPMDRGEGQQWNRAPGNLYSTPVQVTIGKDATVDLTLDKVIAPIPPPPATKYIRHERIRSEKLSKFWGRDMYLGAHVLVPEGFDTHPEARYSLMIDHGHFPSTFEGFREEKPDPTLKPDHNARFNMDGYNRYQQQAAYDLYKEWTGAGFPRVLIIQIQHPTPFYDDSYAVNSANAGPWGDAIVEELIPYIEKKYRGIGQGWARFMYGGSTGGWEALAAQVFYPDAFNGAYAACPDPIDFRAYTVVNLYEDANAYYVDSRWKKTPRPGHRNWLGHVSTTLEDMNLRELALGTRTRSGQQWDVWEATYSPVGADGYPKRIWDKVTGQIDKDVAAYWKQHYDLVHIMQRDWEKGLGKKLAGKVNLYVGDMDNYYLNNAVYLAENFLRATTNPWFDGEVTYGDRAEHCWNGDPVRPNYASRLRYHQMFVPKAVARMEKTAPKGADLKSWRY